In Nocardioides cavernae, a single genomic region encodes these proteins:
- the efp gene encoding elongation factor P, producing the protein MATTNDLKNGMVLKIEGQLWAVVEFQHVKPGKGPAFVRTKLRNVESGKNVDKTFNAGTKVETANVDKRTMQYLYNDGSSYVFMDTSTYEQLEVTPEVVGDAKNFMLENQEAIVATNEGRVLFIELPASVELLIAETEPGLQGDRSTGGTKPATLETGHTIAVPLFITTGEKVKVDTRDSSYLGRVKA; encoded by the coding sequence GATCGAGGGTCAGCTCTGGGCCGTCGTCGAGTTCCAGCACGTGAAGCCCGGCAAGGGCCCGGCCTTCGTGCGCACCAAGCTCCGCAACGTCGAGTCGGGCAAGAACGTCGACAAGACCTTCAACGCCGGCACCAAGGTCGAGACGGCCAACGTCGACAAGCGCACCATGCAGTACCTCTACAACGACGGCTCGTCCTACGTCTTCATGGACACCAGCACCTACGAGCAGCTCGAGGTCACCCCCGAGGTCGTGGGCGACGCGAAGAACTTCATGCTGGAGAACCAGGAGGCGATCGTCGCCACCAACGAGGGCCGCGTCCTCTTCATAGAGCTGCCGGCGTCCGTCGAGCTGCTCATCGCCGAGACCGAGCCGGGCCTGCAGGGCGACCGCTCGACCGGCGGCACGAAGCCGGCCACGCTCGAGACCGGCCACACCATCGCGGTGCCGCTCTTCATCACCACCGGCGAGAAGGTCAAGGTCGACACCCGCGACTCGTCGTACCTCGGCCGCGTCAAGGCCTGA
- the nusB gene encoding transcription antitermination factor NusB, with protein MAARSKARKRALDILFASELRSEDPVVALERAIEAGEGPTNDYTTTLVRGVVEHRERIDEVLTTYSKGWTLSRMPAVDRNVLRIGVYELLWGDDDVPPSVAVSEALHLVQDLSTDDSPAFVNGLLGSIQRDRASLV; from the coding sequence GTGGCTGCCCGTTCGAAGGCCCGCAAGCGCGCGCTGGACATCCTGTTCGCCTCCGAGCTCCGCTCGGAGGACCCCGTGGTCGCGCTCGAGCGCGCCATCGAGGCCGGCGAGGGTCCGACCAACGACTACACCACGACGCTGGTGCGGGGCGTGGTCGAGCACCGTGAGCGCATCGACGAGGTGCTGACGACCTACAGCAAGGGCTGGACGCTCAGCCGGATGCCCGCGGTCGACCGCAACGTGCTCCGCATCGGCGTCTACGAGCTGCTGTGGGGCGACGACGACGTGCCCCCCAGCGTGGCCGTGAGCGAGGCGCTGCACCTGGTGCAGGACCTGTCCACCGACGACTCGCCGGCCTTCGTCAACGGGCTGCTCGGCTCGATCCAGCGCGACCGCGCCAGCCTGGTCTGA
- a CDS encoding DUF1206 domain-containing protein: protein MNAPTRSAEQANNSEWMDHAIRAGLVAYGVVHLLVGWLALQLAFGEKEDSASNSGALHYLAQQPMGGVLVWLIAVGMFLLVLWRLLEFAFGYREESDDTKRWRKRLTALFKAVIYGVIGWSAVKTATGSGGSGGGTDSTTSKLMDLPGGQLIVGAVGLAIIGYGGSLVYRGWTEKFREHLDAQGQAGKDGSVYVKLGKVGYIAKGVAIAIVGGLFCYAAITHDPKKSGGLDQALQTVLEQPFGQVLLTAIALGIASYGAFCFARAKHLSR, encoded by the coding sequence ATGAACGCCCCCACGCGCAGCGCCGAGCAGGCCAACAACAGCGAATGGATGGACCACGCGATCCGCGCCGGTCTCGTGGCCTACGGCGTCGTCCACCTGCTCGTCGGGTGGCTGGCGCTGCAGCTCGCCTTCGGTGAGAAGGAGGACAGCGCCTCCAACTCCGGCGCCCTCCACTACCTCGCCCAGCAGCCCATGGGCGGCGTGCTGGTGTGGTTGATCGCCGTCGGCATGTTCCTGCTCGTCCTGTGGCGGCTGCTGGAGTTCGCCTTCGGCTACCGCGAGGAGTCGGACGACACCAAGCGGTGGCGCAAGCGACTCACTGCGTTGTTCAAGGCGGTCATCTACGGCGTGATCGGCTGGAGCGCGGTGAAGACCGCGACCGGCTCCGGCGGCTCCGGCGGCGGGACGGACTCGACGACCTCCAAGCTGATGGACCTCCCCGGCGGCCAGCTGATCGTGGGCGCCGTCGGACTGGCGATCATCGGCTATGGCGGCTCGCTGGTCTACCGCGGCTGGACCGAGAAGTTCCGCGAGCACCTCGATGCCCAGGGACAGGCCGGCAAGGACGGCTCGGTCTACGTCAAGCTCGGCAAGGTCGGCTACATCGCCAAGGGCGTGGCGATCGCGATCGTGGGCGGGCTGTTCTGCTACGCCGCGATCACCCACGACCCGAAGAAGTCGGGCGGTCTCGACCAGGCGCTGCAGACGGTGCTCGAGCAGCCGTTCGGCCAGGTGCTCCTGACCGCCATCGCGCTCGGCATCGCCTCCTACGGCGCTTTCTGCTTCGCGCGGGCCAAGCACCTCTCGCGCTAG
- a CDS encoding TetR/AcrR family transcriptional regulator, whose translation MSSEPTSANAPARGGTAATRRRRREAEIISATRRLFDERGVRDAQIEDIARAVGINRAIIYRHFTGKEELFSLTLVQYLDELRVALEQAAAVTDEPRDQLVRLVEAFVDYGLAHPAFVDCAQAIMRRPGGDLLEEVSESAMYRLGQAISGCLSVLTRTITAGAESGDFHVDDPGLLANMLYASGLGTLQLGRVAMRVSEEEPGVPRISRVTAEQVRDHMVASALAVAAGAPASTGSPTRGR comes from the coding sequence ATGAGCAGCGAGCCGACATCCGCGAACGCGCCCGCACGGGGTGGCACCGCTGCGACCCGGCGGCGGCGGCGCGAGGCCGAGATCATCTCCGCCACGCGCCGGCTCTTCGACGAGCGCGGCGTCCGGGACGCCCAGATCGAGGACATCGCCCGGGCGGTCGGCATCAACCGCGCGATCATCTACCGCCACTTCACCGGCAAGGAGGAGCTGTTCAGCCTCACGCTGGTGCAGTACCTCGACGAGCTGCGGGTGGCGCTCGAGCAGGCGGCAGCCGTCACGGACGAGCCGCGCGACCAGCTCGTACGCCTCGTGGAGGCGTTCGTGGACTACGGCCTGGCCCATCCCGCGTTCGTCGACTGCGCGCAGGCGATCATGCGACGCCCCGGCGGCGACCTGCTCGAGGAGGTCAGCGAGAGCGCGATGTACCGCCTGGGGCAGGCCATCAGCGGCTGCCTGTCGGTGCTGACCCGCACGATCACCGCGGGCGCGGAGAGCGGCGACTTCCACGTCGACGACCCGGGCCTGCTCGCCAACATGCTCTACGCCAGCGGGCTCGGCACCCTCCAGCTGGGTCGGGTCGCGATGCGGGTCTCCGAGGAGGAGCCGGGCGTGCCGCGGATCAGCCGCGTCACCGCCGAGCAGGTGCGCGACCACATGGTCGCCTCCGCACTGGCGGTCGCCGCCGGGGCTCCCGCGAGCACGGGAAGCCCGACCCGGGGTCGCTAG
- a CDS encoding S1 family peptidase, with translation MLVAAVRRAVAVSGTALVVAVLGAVLGALLAPAGASVASGDGRFAGTARLPGCSGAVVRWPAALDTDRAVVLTNGHCVRQPFLGAREVLVGEKRWTRVDLLDGQGRVALEARAVRLQYASMYRTDIALLTLRETYADLAGDGVTPLSLAAEGPSRGDRIRIPSGYWTEQRACTTTGTAYRLHERAWDWWGSIRLPARDGCAIRGGYSGSPIVSRETGLVVGVANTGYVGGRRCIDSACEESRRGRIVMRKGMNYGQQTSWLLGCLDAGRTFDLDVPGCRLAKPRG, from the coding sequence GTGTTGGTCGCTGCTGTCCGTCGTGCCGTCGCCGTGTCAGGCACGGCGCTCGTCGTCGCGGTCCTCGGAGCGGTCCTCGGCGCGCTGCTCGCGCCCGCCGGTGCCTCAGTTGCCAGCGGCGATGGACGCTTCGCCGGGACGGCTCGGCTGCCCGGTTGCTCCGGGGCGGTCGTGCGGTGGCCCGCTGCCCTCGACACCGACCGTGCCGTCGTCCTCACCAACGGCCACTGCGTGCGGCAGCCGTTCCTCGGCGCCCGCGAGGTGCTGGTGGGCGAGAAGCGCTGGACCCGGGTCGACCTCCTCGACGGTCAGGGGCGGGTCGCGCTCGAGGCGCGGGCCGTGCGGCTGCAGTACGCCTCGATGTACCGCACCGACATCGCCCTGCTGACGCTGAGGGAGACGTACGCCGACCTGGCCGGCGACGGTGTCACTCCGCTGTCCCTGGCCGCCGAGGGACCGTCGCGCGGCGACCGGATCCGGATCCCGTCCGGCTACTGGACCGAGCAGCGCGCCTGCACGACCACCGGGACGGCGTACCGGCTCCACGAGCGCGCGTGGGACTGGTGGGGCTCGATCCGGCTGCCGGCCAGAGACGGCTGCGCGATCCGCGGCGGCTACTCCGGCTCGCCGATCGTGTCGCGCGAGACCGGGCTGGTGGTCGGGGTCGCCAACACCGGCTACGTCGGCGGCCGCCGCTGCATCGACTCCGCCTGCGAGGAGAGCCGCCGCGGTCGGATCGTCATGCGCAAGGGCATGAACTACGGGCAGCAGACGTCATGGCTGCTCGGCTGCCTCGACGCCGGCCGGACGTTCGACCTCGACGTCCCCGGCTGCCGGCTGGCGAAGCCACGCGGCTGA
- a CDS encoding ATP-dependent DNA ligase: protein MLLAELVATSAAVAATRSRKAKVAALAELLGRVEPEELEVVVSYLGGALRQRRTGLGWRGVSDLPAPAGEPSLTVLEVHDAFEAMSHLSGSGSQLARKEAVAQLFGRATAAEQAWLRAIVTGNVRQGALDAVTQEAVAQVADVPLAAVRRAAMLAGSTVAAAGAAFAGEEALDGIGLEVGRPIMPMLASSAPDVAAAMGGLSPDGETEVAIDAKLDGIRIQVHRDGDEVLVVTRSLDDITGRLPEVVEVARSLPAERFVLDGEALALSGDGRPMAFQDTASRTAQDSGVAVTPHFFDLLHVDGRDLLDSPGHERLEALDALVPEQHRVRRLVTADPQAADAFATETVAAGHEGVVLKDLSAPYAAGRRGSAWVKVKPRHTLDLVVLAVEWGSGRREGWLSNIHLGARDESSETGFVMLGKTFKGMTDEMLAWQTERFTELAVSPTTLRDSYVVELRPLQVVEIAFDGLQRSTRYPGGVALRFARVLRYRDDKGPHEADTIETVRSHVTA from the coding sequence ATGCTGCTCGCCGAGCTCGTCGCCACCTCCGCCGCCGTGGCCGCCACCCGCTCCCGCAAGGCCAAGGTCGCCGCGCTCGCGGAGCTGCTCGGTCGTGTCGAGCCCGAGGAGCTCGAGGTCGTGGTCTCCTACCTCGGCGGCGCGCTGCGCCAGCGGCGCACGGGCCTGGGCTGGCGCGGCGTCAGCGACCTCCCCGCCCCCGCCGGCGAGCCCTCGCTGACGGTGCTCGAGGTCCACGACGCCTTCGAGGCGATGTCCCACCTGTCCGGCTCCGGGTCGCAGCTCGCGCGGAAGGAGGCGGTGGCGCAGCTGTTCGGCCGAGCGACCGCTGCCGAGCAGGCGTGGCTGCGTGCGATCGTCACCGGCAACGTCCGGCAGGGTGCGCTCGACGCGGTCACGCAGGAGGCCGTGGCCCAGGTGGCCGACGTGCCGCTCGCTGCGGTGCGGCGTGCCGCGATGCTGGCCGGCTCGACGGTGGCAGCCGCCGGGGCGGCGTTCGCGGGCGAGGAGGCGCTGGACGGGATCGGGCTCGAGGTCGGCCGACCGATCATGCCGATGCTCGCCTCCAGCGCGCCCGACGTCGCTGCCGCGATGGGGGGCCTCTCCCCCGACGGCGAGACCGAGGTCGCGATCGACGCCAAGCTCGACGGGATCCGCATCCAGGTGCACCGCGACGGCGACGAGGTGCTCGTCGTGACCCGCAGCCTCGACGACATCACCGGGCGGCTCCCCGAGGTGGTCGAGGTCGCCCGCTCCCTCCCCGCCGAGCGCTTCGTCCTCGACGGCGAGGCGCTCGCCCTCTCCGGCGACGGGCGCCCGATGGCCTTCCAGGACACGGCCAGCCGCACCGCGCAGGACTCCGGCGTCGCCGTCACCCCCCACTTCTTCGACCTGCTGCACGTCGACGGCCGCGACCTGCTCGACTCCCCCGGCCACGAGCGCCTCGAGGCGCTCGACGCGCTCGTCCCGGAGCAGCACCGCGTGCGTCGCCTCGTGACCGCCGACCCGCAGGCCGCCGACGCGTTCGCGACCGAGACCGTCGCCGCGGGCCACGAGGGCGTCGTGCTCAAGGACCTGTCGGCCCCCTACGCCGCCGGGCGTCGCGGCTCGGCGTGGGTCAAGGTCAAGCCGCGGCACACCCTCGACCTGGTGGTCCTCGCCGTCGAGTGGGGGTCCGGGCGGCGCGAGGGGTGGCTGTCCAACATCCACCTCGGCGCGCGCGACGAGTCATCCGAGACCGGCTTCGTCATGCTCGGCAAGACGTTCAAGGGCATGACCGACGAGATGCTCGCGTGGCAGACCGAGCGGTTCACCGAGCTCGCCGTCTCCCCCACGACCCTCCGCGACAGCTACGTCGTGGAGCTGCGGCCGCTCCAGGTCGTGGAGATCGCCTTCGACGGACTCCAGCGCTCGACTCGCTACCCCGGCGGTGTCGCGCTCCGCTTCGCCCGGGTGCTGCGCTACCGCGACGACAAGGGCCCCCACGAGGCGGACACGATCGAGACAGTGCGCTCGCACGTCACCGCGTGA
- a CDS encoding FMN-binding negative transcriptional regulator — translation MSTTPSAASLYVPRFNVMDPDEVRPFVGAVATAQLVTVGEDGVPDATFLPVLWEGDRLVGHLARANGHWRRIVDGSPALAIVTGPDTYVSPSWYASKADHGKVVPTWNYSVVHLRGRIAVHDDASWVRDLVTRLTERHEQPRPEPWAVTDAPADYVDKNLRPIVGVELLVSSVEAKAKLSQNRSDEDRAGVATGLAADGREPDGLVAP, via the coding sequence ATGAGCACCACTCCCTCGGCCGCCTCGCTCTACGTGCCGCGGTTCAACGTGATGGACCCCGACGAGGTCCGCCCGTTCGTCGGCGCGGTCGCCACGGCGCAGCTCGTCACCGTCGGCGAGGACGGCGTGCCGGACGCGACGTTCCTGCCGGTGCTGTGGGAGGGCGACCGGCTGGTGGGCCACCTCGCTCGCGCGAACGGGCACTGGCGGCGGATCGTCGACGGCTCCCCGGCACTGGCGATCGTGACCGGCCCGGACACCTACGTGTCACCGTCCTGGTACGCCTCGAAGGCCGATCACGGCAAGGTCGTCCCGACGTGGAACTACTCGGTCGTCCACCTCCGCGGCCGGATCGCGGTGCACGACGACGCCTCCTGGGTGCGCGACCTGGTCACCCGGTTGACCGAGCGCCACGAGCAGCCGCGCCCGGAGCCGTGGGCCGTGACCGACGCTCCGGCCGACTACGTCGACAAGAACCTCCGCCCCATCGTCGGCGTCGAGCTCCTGGTCTCCTCGGTGGAGGCCAAGGCCAAGCTGAGCCAGAACCGCTCCGACGAGGACCGCGCCGGCGTCGCCACCGGCCTGGCCGCGGACGGACGCGAGCCGGACGGGCTCGTCGCCCCGTGA
- a CDS encoding LysR family transcriptional regulator, with amino-acid sequence MERRQLEFFLAIAEAGSFTRASQVLHIAQPSLSHSMRTLEAELGSPLFERHGRGVRLTAAGEAMVGPARRAVRSFGLAASAVRGVVEGDVGVLRIVSSTSWAVHPLVALIGEFRRLRPQVRFEVTDPAARSVVLDQVRSGQVDFGLVDGPPAAGQLASLELAEQQLLAVLPPGRGPQLTTTIDELLQHGLIGTPRGTALRDLLDAQLEAAGQPTDVMVETAHVASVVPLVLSGAGAAVLPEGMAADAATKGALVARLEPESRATVSLVWRAGGLEGAATDFLDHVREHQADRAR; translated from the coding sequence ATGGAGCGCAGGCAGCTGGAGTTCTTCCTCGCCATCGCCGAGGCAGGCAGCTTCACGCGGGCGTCGCAGGTGCTGCACATCGCCCAGCCGTCGTTGTCCCACTCGATGCGCACCCTCGAGGCCGAGCTCGGCTCGCCGCTGTTCGAGCGCCACGGCCGCGGCGTGCGGCTCACGGCTGCCGGTGAGGCGATGGTCGGGCCCGCCCGCCGGGCGGTCCGTTCCTTCGGGCTCGCGGCCAGCGCCGTGCGCGGCGTCGTCGAGGGAGACGTCGGGGTGCTGCGCATCGTCTCCAGCACGTCGTGGGCGGTCCATCCGCTCGTGGCACTGATCGGCGAGTTCCGCAGGCTGCGTCCGCAGGTGCGCTTCGAGGTGACGGACCCGGCAGCCCGTTCGGTGGTGCTCGACCAGGTGCGCAGCGGCCAGGTCGACTTCGGGCTCGTGGACGGACCACCGGCGGCGGGCCAGCTCGCCAGCCTCGAGCTGGCCGAGCAGCAGCTGCTCGCCGTGCTGCCCCCGGGCCGCGGCCCGCAGCTGACCACGACGATCGACGAGCTGCTCCAGCACGGTCTCATCGGCACGCCGCGCGGCACCGCCCTGCGCGACCTCCTGGACGCCCAGCTCGAGGCCGCCGGACAGCCGACCGACGTGATGGTCGAGACCGCGCACGTGGCGTCGGTCGTGCCCCTGGTCCTCTCCGGGGCGGGAGCGGCCGTGCTGCCCGAGGGGATGGCCGCGGACGCGGCGACCAAGGGTGCGCTGGTGGCGCGCCTGGAGCCCGAGAGCCGGGCCACGGTCTCGCTCGTGTGGCGCGCGGGTGGGTTGGAAGGCGCCGCGACGGACTTCCTGGACCACGTCCGCGAGCACCAGGCCGACCGGGCGCGCTGA
- a CDS encoding ABC transporter substrate-binding protein, protein MNHRPTPTRRGARLAVLATLGLSAVLTGCAADSDTDDGFASSSSGGGTDSVVLAEQPWVDLQVENEIAVQVLEEIGYDASIKKNLSVENAASALGTGDIDAYLGNWWPSQEPTFGELIDGGDVDVVSTIVTGTEYAPAVPGDVAEELGVKSLADLDEHADEFGRKIYGIEAGSPGNETIQAAIDADAYGLGDWELVASGTPAMLAQVSKSQKAGEPIVFLAWSPHWMTVEFGTVFLEDPEEVWGGAGEIRTVTRAGFADENPEINEFLGNLTFTTDQAGEFYYAHDKDGEELSDIAAAWIEANPDIVASFLEGVDDAEGEPAAEAFAS, encoded by the coding sequence ATGAACCACCGCCCCACCCCCACCCGCCGCGGCGCACGGCTCGCGGTCCTCGCCACCCTCGGCCTCAGCGCGGTGCTCACCGGCTGCGCCGCTGACAGCGACACCGACGACGGCTTCGCCAGCAGCTCCTCCGGCGGCGGCACCGACTCCGTCGTCCTCGCCGAGCAGCCGTGGGTCGACCTGCAGGTCGAGAACGAGATCGCCGTCCAGGTCCTCGAGGAGATCGGCTACGACGCCTCGATCAAGAAGAACCTCTCGGTCGAGAACGCCGCGTCCGCGCTCGGCACGGGCGACATCGACGCCTACCTCGGCAACTGGTGGCCCTCGCAGGAGCCCACCTTCGGCGAGCTCATCGACGGGGGAGACGTGGATGTCGTCTCGACCATCGTGACCGGCACGGAGTACGCCCCTGCCGTGCCCGGCGACGTCGCCGAGGAGCTCGGTGTGAAGTCGCTCGCCGACCTCGACGAGCACGCCGACGAGTTCGGCCGCAAGATCTACGGCATCGAGGCCGGTTCTCCCGGCAACGAGACCATCCAGGCCGCCATCGACGCGGACGCCTACGGGCTCGGCGACTGGGAGCTCGTCGCCAGCGGCACCCCGGCGATGCTGGCGCAGGTCTCGAAGTCGCAGAAGGCCGGTGAGCCCATCGTCTTCCTCGCCTGGAGCCCGCACTGGATGACCGTCGAGTTCGGCACGGTCTTCCTCGAGGACCCCGAGGAGGTCTGGGGCGGCGCCGGCGAGATCCGTACCGTCACCCGCGCCGGCTTCGCCGACGAGAACCCCGAGATCAACGAGTTCCTCGGCAACCTCACCTTCACCACCGACCAGGCCGGCGAGTTCTACTACGCGCACGACAAGGACGGCGAGGAGCTCTCCGACATCGCCGCTGCGTGGATCGAGGCCAACCCCGACATCGTGGCGTCCTTCCTCGAGGGCGTCGACGACGCCGAGGGCGAGCCGGCGGCCGAGGCGTTCGCGTCATGA
- a CDS encoding quaternary amine ABC transporter ATP-binding protein — MTTDVDTAAQPTHRATEQPAIEGRGLSKVYGLGDRQAARALAADDPAAAVAAAGGYLGASDVSFSIGTGEMFVVMGLSGSGKSTVLRMINRLNEPTAGELLIDGEDITKVSDSRLREIRNNKIGMVFQHFSLFPHRTVRDNAAYGLKVRSVGKAERRERADAALERVGLGDRGDKLPHELSGGMRQRVGLARALAVDPPVLLMDEPFSALDPLIRRDMQDLLLELQAEDRRTTVFVTHDLNEAMRIGDQVMVMRQGRVVQCAPGAEIVAHPADEYVSEFVADVDRARVLTAYDLQRPAKLVFAVDERPDAGLRRLGDNEAQGAYVVGQDERLLGVVTDAALLAAVNRGDTDLSAAVSQDFHTVEPTAHIGDFMHRAGRQVVPVTVVDGRGRLSGVVPRATILSSLSTAPAQERVRDERRLEVAARA; from the coding sequence ATGACCACCGACGTCGACACGGCGGCGCAGCCGACCCACCGTGCCACCGAGCAACCGGCCATCGAGGGCCGGGGCCTGTCCAAGGTGTACGGCCTCGGCGACCGCCAGGCTGCGCGAGCCCTCGCGGCCGACGACCCGGCGGCTGCCGTCGCCGCCGCCGGCGGCTACCTCGGCGCCTCCGACGTGAGCTTCTCGATCGGCACGGGCGAGATGTTCGTCGTGATGGGCCTCTCCGGCTCCGGCAAGTCCACCGTGCTCCGGATGATCAACCGGCTCAACGAGCCCACCGCCGGCGAGCTGCTGATCGACGGTGAGGACATCACGAAGGTGAGCGACTCGCGCCTGCGCGAGATCCGCAACAACAAGATCGGCATGGTGTTCCAGCACTTCTCCCTGTTCCCGCACCGCACGGTCCGCGACAACGCGGCCTACGGCCTCAAGGTCCGCAGCGTGGGCAAGGCGGAGCGTCGCGAACGGGCCGACGCGGCCCTCGAGCGGGTCGGCCTGGGTGACCGTGGCGACAAGCTGCCGCACGAGCTCTCGGGGGGCATGCGGCAGCGCGTCGGCCTCGCCCGGGCGCTCGCGGTCGACCCGCCCGTCCTGCTGATGGACGAGCCGTTCTCGGCCCTCGACCCGCTGATCCGTCGCGACATGCAGGACCTGCTCCTCGAGCTGCAGGCCGAGGACCGCCGCACCACCGTGTTCGTCACGCACGACCTCAACGAGGCGATGCGGATCGGCGACCAGGTGATGGTGATGCGACAGGGCCGGGTCGTCCAGTGCGCCCCGGGGGCCGAGATCGTCGCGCACCCGGCCGACGAGTACGTCAGCGAGTTCGTGGCCGACGTCGACCGTGCGCGTGTGCTGACGGCGTACGACCTGCAGCGTCCCGCGAAGCTCGTCTTCGCCGTCGACGAGCGGCCCGACGCGGGCCTCCGCCGCCTCGGCGACAACGAGGCCCAGGGCGCGTACGTCGTGGGCCAGGACGAGCGGCTGCTCGGCGTGGTGACCGACGCGGCGCTCCTGGCCGCCGTCAACCGCGGCGACACAGACCTCTCCGCGGCGGTGTCGCAGGACTTCCACACCGTGGAGCCCACCGCGCACATCGGCGACTTCATGCACCGGGCCGGCCGCCAGGTCGTGCCCGTGACCGTGGTCGACGGACGGGGCAGGCTCAGCGGAGTCGTCCCGCGGGCGACGATCCTGTCCTCGCTCTCGACCGCTCCTGCCCAGGAGCGCGTGCGCGACGAGCGCCGGCTGGAGGTGGCCGCACGTGCCTGA
- a CDS encoding ABC transporter permease, producing MPDLRIGERGESVIDLMTEHLGGFFDLLKDILNFGLRSVYDLLTVLTPVAMVVVLVVLAVLATRRVLLSISLGLGLLLIQSMDLWPETMQTMASVLVATVVALLIGIPLGIWSAFNPVVRSVLRPVLDLMQTLPVFVYLLPTILFFGVGDAPGLVATIVFSVPPAVRLTQLGINQVDSETVEASVAFGASRREVLREVQLPLAMPSIMTGVNQVIMLALSMVVVAGLVGGAGLGGVVVNAVQGLQIAASIEGGLAVVVIAIYLDRVTSALGGQGRANPAWWPRRRAAAPAAPVTAEPVTVG from the coding sequence GTGCCTGACCTGCGCATCGGTGAACGCGGCGAGAGCGTCATCGACCTCATGACCGAGCACCTCGGCGGCTTCTTCGACCTGCTCAAGGATATCCTGAACTTCGGCCTGCGCTCGGTCTACGACCTGCTCACCGTGCTGACCCCGGTGGCGATGGTCGTCGTCCTCGTGGTCCTGGCGGTCCTGGCGACCCGTCGCGTCCTGCTCTCGATCAGCCTCGGCCTCGGCCTGCTGCTCATCCAGTCCATGGACCTCTGGCCCGAGACGATGCAGACCATGGCGTCGGTCCTGGTGGCGACGGTCGTCGCCCTGCTGATCGGCATCCCTCTCGGCATCTGGTCGGCGTTCAACCCGGTGGTGCGCAGCGTGCTGCGGCCGGTGCTGGACCTGATGCAGACGCTGCCCGTGTTCGTCTACCTGCTGCCGACGATCCTGTTCTTCGGGGTCGGCGACGCCCCGGGCCTGGTCGCGACCATCGTCTTCTCGGTGCCGCCGGCCGTCCGGCTCACGCAGCTGGGCATCAACCAGGTCGACAGCGAGACGGTCGAGGCTTCGGTGGCCTTCGGCGCCTCGCGTCGCGAGGTGCTGCGCGAGGTGCAGCTCCCGCTCGCGATGCCGTCGATCATGACCGGCGTCAACCAGGTGATCATGCTCGCGCTGTCGATGGTGGTCGTCGCCGGCCTCGTCGGCGGAGCGGGGCTGGGCGGTGTCGTGGTGAACGCCGTCCAGGGGCTGCAGATCGCGGCCTCGATCGAGGGCGGCCTGGCCGTCGTCGTCATCGCCATCTACCTCGACCGCGTGACCTCCGCCCTCGGCGGCCAGGGTCGCGCGAACCCCGCCTGGTGGCCGCGCCGTCGCGCCGCCGCCCCCGCCGCGCCGGTGACCGCCGAGCCGGTCACCGTCGGCTGA
- a CDS encoding TauD/TfdA dioxygenase family protein: protein MTSTLDRPTVNVQQLGGRIGARIDGVRLGGDLTADAIATVREALLRHKVVFFRGQDHLDEAGHQAFAETFGPLTSAHPTVNTGSGRVFKVTADKGMAANAWHTDVTFVDRVPAISVLRAVHLPPYGGNTVWANTVAAYDALPAPLRALVDDLWAVHTNSYDYAQRDEESDEPDANYTRADFASQLFETEHPVVRVHPETGERSLVLGHFVKAFTGLNTAESIALFTLLQNRVTRLENTIRWTWQPGDVAVWDNRATQHYAVADFGTEYREMARITVAGDVPVSIDGRPSRVIRGNAEAYSRLDELIS from the coding sequence ATGACCTCGACCCTCGACCGCCCCACGGTCAACGTGCAGCAGCTCGGCGGCAGGATCGGCGCCCGCATCGACGGCGTACGCCTCGGCGGTGACCTCACCGCCGACGCGATCGCGACCGTCCGCGAGGCGCTCCTGCGCCACAAGGTCGTCTTCTTCCGGGGCCAGGACCACCTCGACGAGGCCGGCCACCAGGCGTTCGCCGAGACCTTCGGCCCGCTCACGTCGGCGCACCCGACGGTCAACACCGGCAGCGGCCGGGTCTTCAAGGTGACGGCCGACAAGGGGATGGCGGCCAACGCGTGGCACACCGACGTCACGTTCGTCGACCGCGTGCCGGCGATCAGCGTGCTCCGCGCGGTCCACCTGCCGCCCTACGGCGGCAACACCGTGTGGGCCAACACCGTGGCGGCGTACGACGCGCTGCCGGCGCCGCTGCGGGCGCTGGTCGACGACCTCTGGGCGGTCCACACCAACAGCTACGACTACGCGCAGCGCGACGAGGAGTCGGACGAGCCCGACGCCAACTACACGCGGGCCGACTTCGCCTCCCAGCTCTTCGAGACCGAGCACCCGGTCGTGCGCGTGCACCCCGAGACGGGGGAGCGGTCACTGGTGCTGGGCCACTTCGTCAAGGCGTTCACCGGCCTCAACACGGCCGAGTCGATCGCACTCTTCACGCTGCTCCAGAACCGTGTCACGCGGCTCGAGAACACGATCCGGTGGACCTGGCAGCCCGGCGACGTCGCGGTCTGGGACAACCGGGCGACGCAGCACTACGCGGTGGCCGACTTCGGCACGGAGTACCGGGAGATGGCCCGCATCACGGTCGCGGGCGACGTCCCGGTGAGCATCGACGGGCGACCGAGCCGGGTCATCCGCGGCAACGCCGAGGCGTACTCCCGCCTGGACGAGCTGATCAGCTGA